Genomic segment of Sporanaerobacter acetigenes DSM 13106:
ACAGTGACAATATGAGAATAAGTTTTTTTTCTTTCATTTCTATCCTCCTCAAAGTCTTGTCCTTTTTATCTGTTTCTATTTATTAGTAAGTATTGACCAAAAACATTTTTTTATTCATATTTTTCTCATATTCACCTCGTAAGACCAGCCCTTCTTATTTTAGTATCTACAATTACATTTATGTCTAAATTGGGAAACACTTCATCCCAATCCTCATTCACTTTTTCCCATAAATTTGGTTTGAACTTATATATATATTCAGCTATTCCTATAGCATCTGCATTGTATTTTTTTTGCAATTTGACCACTGAATTTTCTACTTCCTTTTTTATGGTTTCTGATATCTTCTCTTCTACTTTATCAATAAATTGTTGACTAAAAACATCTTCTTTCTTGCCATTTGGACATTGCTGAATATATCCTACAGTAGAAATGTTTAAATCTACTTTTATTTTTCCTCCTGTTTCACTCACTCGTTTTTTAGAAATAACATTAGTTATGACATAGGAGACAACTGTACCATTGTAAGGTATGTCTATTATTTCAGACTTAACTTTGTTTCTAGCTAATGCAATAGCCCTATTTTCTTTTTCCCCTACCCATCCTACAAGTCTATAGTCTTTTAAAACTGCTCCCCCAGACAATTTAAATTCATTTTTTTTAGGCACAGCTCTAGGAACTATAGTTGAACCACAAAAATCAAAATCTTTTATGACCTCTGAAAAGGTTTGAGAAGTAAATCTTGCCGCAACACTATCATTTTGAAGCATACTGTTTAAATATCCTCCTATAACTGCCAACTCCTCCATCTTTGTACTCACTACATCCTTTGCAGTTCCTTGAGCCACTACAACCATTGCTTTGGTATTGATTCTAGGATCTCTATTTATTCCATCAAAAAATTCTTTTATCATTTCTGGTTCTTTGAACAATTCTTCTCCAATGACTATTACTTTCAAATGTTTGAAAAAAAATGGATTGTTTATCCTAGTTGTCAGTTGTCTGCTTCCATCAAAAACTGTTTCAGCAACTGTAGACTTGACAAATTTAGCTTCTTTTTGTGATGGATTTTTTCCCACAGCTCCTATATTGGGATAAACATAGGTAATCACATATCTTCCTTCTTCATCCGGATCTTTGTTTAAGTCTACTCCCGAAAGAGTGACAAAATTTCTCTCATTTATTTCAATTGAATCCCAACATCCGCTTAAGAATATCATTGTAAATATTAAGAATATCATTAAAAATCTTTTCATATCTAACCATCCTTCCTTAAACGAGCTATTATGTATAGCATTGTTGGACATATAAACAATGTGAAAGTTCCCAATATTTTAGACATAGTATCTATTTGACTATATACTTGACTTAAATTTTGTGGGATGAGAGATATAATATATACTATTGGAATTAAAGGCAATATAAAAAAATCATGTCTTTTTGTATTGAATATACTTTTCAATATAATTCCGCTTATATACATTATGGGACCGATAGTACCAAAGACAACCAATACCCAGGCCGACATGACAAGGGCATCTAAATTTTCTATAAAAAATCCAGGAAGTTCTATTTCTCTCATTATGGACAACATTGGCCAAACTTGTCTTTTAGTATCATAAATTCCAAGCTGGGCGAGAGATATAAAAAATGTAATTAAATAAATAATTGTTATATAAAAAATACTTTTTATGCTATATCTTAATGAATCTTTTGGTTTTTCTATGTAGGCCATAGCTATAAGTATTATTTCAAATCCAACATAGCTAAAAGAAATATATCCAAGACCTTTAAGTATATTTTTTATATCACCAAGACCTATCCTAAAGAGTGGAAATATATTTGTATAGTCCATAGTTGGAAGTGCTAAAATGGTAAATATAAACATGATTGTTCCAACTATAAATATAAGTATGATTGCCATCCTCCCTATAGCTCCAAAATCTTTTCTTGCTATATATGAAGAAACAAGTAACATTGTGATTATGATGACTTCTGTTGGAGTTCTGTCAAGTAAAAAAGCTTTGATGACCTCAGCAAAAACTCTGACTTCAAAGGCCAGCATAAATATATAGAATATGATATAAAGTATATTGAATACATCAAACAAAGTAGTACCCACTATTTTTTTCCCATATTCAAAATAGACTTCTCCAGGAAACATCTTGTTTAATTTATACATTATGTATAAAAAAGGTAAGGTAACAAGCCCTCCAACGATTATTATGATCCATCCATCATTGCCTAGAATATTGGCTAAAACATTTGGAAGAGATAGTACTCCTACACCTATGGCAATAGTCAAAATAAGTGCTTCCAATTGACCATTAGATATTCTATTTTTCCTTTCCATATAATCACCTATTTAATCCTTTTTTTATCTTTGGGATATGTAAATGTTGGTCTATACCTCATTCTACTCATAGGTACCCTAGCCAATACATCCTTTAAATCTCCAGTATTAAGCCCTAATCCTGAAAAAGGTGAAGTAAATGGAATACCAAAACTGTTTAAATCAGCTAAATGCGTAAGCATAAGTATGATTCCAAGCATTATTCCGTAAAGGCCCAATATGGAAGCTAATACCATGACAAAAAATCTATAAAATCTAAGAGCTGCTGCAAATTCATAGCTGGGAATAGTAAAGGAAGCTACAGTAGTTACAGCTACTATGATGATCATGAGGGGACTCACTATTCCTGCTTCTACTGCTGCCTGCCCTATGATAAGACCTCCTACAATTCCAATTGTAGTTCCAATGGGTCCTGATATTCTAGTACCTGCTTCTCTTAAAAATTCTATAGTTATTTCCATCAAAAAAGCTTCTATTACCGCTGGAAAAGGTACATTGACTCTAGTTCCTGCTACATAAAAAGCAAGTCTTGTAGGTAATAATCCTGGATGAAAAGATGTAACTGCTATGTAAAGTCCTGGGGCCAATACAGCTACAGCTGCCGCAATATATCTAATAATCCTAGTTATACCTGCTACGACCCATCTTGTATAATAATCTTCACTGGATTGCATGATTGTTCCTATAGTTGCAGGAACTACCAACACTGATGGTGTATTGTCTACAACTAAAGCTATTCTACCTTCGTATAGTGAAGCTGCTACAGAATCTGGACGTTCTGTATTTTCTATTTGAGGAAAAGGCGAATAATAATCATCTTGTATATGCTCTTCCAATATAGCACTTTCTACAATAGCATCTACATCTACCTTTCCTAACCTAGTGAAAACTTCTCCTAAAATGCCATCATTTACAATATCTTCTATGTACATAACAGCCACATCGGTCTTTGACCTTCGACCTATTTTGACCATTTTGACCTTCAAATTTGGATCTTTGATTCGTCTTCTTATGAGTGTAATATTTACTTTTAAAGTTTCTGTAAAGGCATCTCTAGGACCCCTCACTACGGTTTCAGATTGAGATTCATTGATACTTCTTGTAGGCCATCCTCTTGAAGATAGTATAATTGCCTTGTCGTATTTATCTATAAAAAGAGCTGTTTCACCTGAAAGAATTGCATCTATAGTTTCTTCTATAGTTGATACTTCTTCTATTTCAGTTATTGAGATATTTCCTTTGGTTATCAGTTCAATGAGATTGTCCTTTATTCCCTTTGGGGTAGGTTCTAGACCCCTTGCTCCTTCCATGAGAGATTCCAATACAAAATCGCTTACGCTTTCTTTGTTTATGAGTCCATCTACATAAACTATACATAAAGAGAAATTTTGTTTCACTCCCACCTTAAAATCCCTGTATACTACATCGTCACAATCTTTAAGTATTTCTTTTACCTTTCCTACATTTAAGTCCATTTTAAGCCTCCTCATTGTCTAAATAAAATATATAGTATGGGACTTACAACAATATAGAAAATTCCTATGCACTTTGCCATATTGGCTTCTCTTTTGAATTTATCTTTTTTAAGTCTGGGTATATCTACTAGAAATATGCATAAACATATAAATACTATAGCTAATAGCAAATAAATACCAAATATATGTTTTAACATTTCTCTAATTCCAAAAAACAAAATTCCCACTCCTTTCAGTAGATCCATAATTATATGTTCTACAAGAAGTGGGAATTTTATTCAAATAGTTCTAGCAATGAAAACTTTTTCTATTCTTTTTTCCAATATTCTTTTGCAATTGTATAATTTATCTTCATCGTCAAAGAAGCCAAATACAGTAGGCCCGCTACCGCTCATGAGACTACCCAGTGCTCCACATTTTATCATATCTTCTTTGATTTTTTCAATTTCTTTATATTCCTTACAAGTTACTTGTTCTAATACATTGACCATATTTTTTGAAACAGTATATATGTCATTTTTTTGTATAGCTTTGAGAAGTGTATCTGTTTGAGGCCTATTTTTTATATTTTCTACATCAAATACGCTGTAGACATGGCTAGATGTAACTTCTATACCTGGATTGGCAAGTAATAGCATATGATCTTTGAAACTATCCAATTTTTCAAGTTTTTCTCCAATTCCCTTTGCCAGTGCAGTTCCTCCCATGATACAAAATGGAACATCGGCACCTATATGAACTCCTATGTCCATAAGTTCAGCTTCTGTTAAATTTAAATTCCAAAGCTTATTTAGCCCTTTAAGTGTTGCAGCTGCATTTGCACTTCCTCCTGCTAGTCCTGCTGCCACAGGAATATTTTTTTCTATGATTATATGAGCTCCTCTTTTTACATGACACTTTTCACTTAAAACTCTAAAGGCCTTATGTACTATATTTGATGAATCTAAAGGAACCAGAGAATTGTTGCATTCGATTTTTATTTCATTTTTTCTGTCTCTAATAGTCAAAATATCTTTTAAATCTATCTGTTGCATAATAGTTTCTATTTCATGATAATTATCTTTTCTCTTTCCTATTACATCTAGAGAAATATTTACTTTTCCATAAGCTTCTATCTGAATTTCATTCATTTCTTTTCTCCTTTTGTTTTAGGTTTTCACAATATAGTATTATATCATAGAGACGATTAATGAGAAACAAAAAAAAGCCTTTAGAATATCTAAAGGCTAAAAACTATTGTCAACTATTTTTTCTATGATGATTTTTTCACCAGGCATCAAATGATCAGGTGATACTATATTGTTTGAAAGTACTATTTCTTCAACTGTAGTATTGTACCTTCTAGCTATATCCCAAAGAGAATCACCTTTTTGCACTATATATACAGTGATACTCGGTCTTTTGCTTTTGTCTACAAGCTCATCTGTTTCCTCTAAATCAAGGACTATATTTACTTTTCTCTGCCTATTTAAAAAGATGAAATTGTCAATGTTTGCTTCTACTTCTATACTTTGTTCATCAATTATTTTATAATTTATATCTTCTAAAATTAGTTCTACCAATGGACTCATAGTCTCATCTATACCTTCTGATTCTATATAAGTCTTAAATGGAATTTCTTCTTTTATAGTTTTTATTTCCTTGACGCCAGTTTCAAGGTAGAGAAGCTTTAATGAAATGAGGCCTTCAAGTATTATTTTATCTTCTATAATCTTGCTATCTATCAATATTGGATTTCCCTCTATATGATAAATTTCTCCGAAACCCATTCCCTTTAATTTTCCCTTTATAGTTTCTTTTTGATGGATATCTTTTACATTTTCAATTACTTCTATTTCTTCATTTTGAATATTTATCTTCTTTTTTGTAGAATAAGCATCTAATACAATTTCTTTTTGTTTTTGCTCATATACTTTTCCAGCAACTTTAACTTTTGCTTCTAAATCCAATACTCTAAGTTTTCCTTCTAAATCTTCTTTTATTTCATATTCTCCATTAACTACTTCTAATTTTAGCTGACAATTCGAATCTTTTTTGGCTCCTTCTATATCTACAAAATGGTTAAAAGCTACTTCTCTTTTTAAAGAATTTAATTTTCCTCCCCCATAGTATACAAAAGAAGCTTCTACTATTCCTGAAACTATAATTCTGTCTTCAACTACTTTAGATTCTACTTCATAAGAAGTTAAATCAAGTTTTAATACTTCCTCAATATCTGGCAAGGTACCTCTTAGTTCAAAAGCATCTCTTACTACTGCATAGGAATCACTAGAGCCTAAAAGACAATTGTATCTTATCTTTTCTTTTAAAACTTCAAGACCCTCTCCACCTTTTATATCTTTGACAATTTCTATGGTCTTGGTATTTTCCACTCTTGCTTCGATATTTATCAAGGCCTCTAATACTATTTTTCTTTCATCCACTTCGTCATATTCTATATGTTCTATACGAGCACTAACTTTTCCCATCATTTCTTCATCTATGTCGGACATTTCTATCTCTTCTCTGAAATCACTGGTTGTCTCCACCGTCTCTATTGGTATATTTTCTTCTTTTGTTTTGTAGACAATATTGAAATTCACAATACCGCTCACTACCATTTTATCTTTAACTATCTTGGTATTCATGATTTCTACTTTTCCATCAGTCCACAATATCTTTTCTAAACTAGCTTTAGTTTGATTTAGATATATTTCTGTTTCAACTAATACTTGAACTTCGTTTTTACCTTTTAACTCCTCTACTTTCAATATATCTTTAACTAGTTCTATTGTCACTCCTATCCCCCCTATTTATCCAATTATATATTCTATGAAAAAATATATGTCTAAAGCCCTGAAAATATTACTAAATAGGAGGATATTTAAAAGTTTATTTATGAACTACCAAGGCCAACTCTCTGAATATTTTACACGCTACTGCACTACTTACCCCTGTTGGATCATAATGCGGAGCCAATTCAACCAAATCTGCACCTACTATATTGTTTAATTTGTTTATTTTAGAAAGTATGTCTAACATTTCTTTAAAGCTTATACCACCTGGTTCTGGCGTTCCAGTTCCAGGAACTACTGATGGATCTAAAATATCGATATCTATAGTCACATATACAGCCTTTTCTTTGAGTTTTTCCACAACTTCATCCAAGCCATCATAGTTAAACTTTGTCAAATGAGTGTGTTCTTCTGCCCAAAGAAATTCTTCTCTATCTCCTGAACGAATACCAAACTGATATATTCTTCCGTCTCCCAAAAAGTCCCAAGTTCTTCTCAATACATTTGCATGGGAAAGCTTTTCTCCAAAAAAAGTATCTCTAAGATCTGTGTGAGCATCAAAGTGAAGCACATATATATCTTTATGTTTTTCATATACCGCTTCAATAGCTGGATATGAAACCAAATGGTCTCCTCCTATCATCATAGGAATCTTTCCATCTTCTACTATCTCTTTGGCAAATTCTTTTATGACTTCCATGCTCTTTTCTGTATTCCCTATAGGTAAAACTAAATCTCCTACATCGCAAATTTTGGTGTCTTTTAAATCTTTATCTAAATAAGGGCTGTACATTTCAAGACCATAGGACTCATTTCTCATAACCGAAGATGCAAAACGAGTCCCAGGCCTAAAAGATGTTGTACCATCAAAAGGTGCTCCAAAAACTACAATCTTTGCTTCTTCATAATCACTATCAAGCCCTAAAAAAGTGTGAACATTTTTAGCTTTATCCACAATAAACCATCTCCCTATTATATTTTAAAACAATACTAAAGACCTATTTACAACTTTTACTATATTCATATATAATATCCATTGTGAAAGACTTCCAAGTGGTCTTTCTTCCCCGTAAAGAGCGTGCTTTTAGCAAGCTCATTTCCCTATTTTTAAAAATACCGACTGTTAAGGTCGGTATTTTTTCATTCTATAACAACTATCGAGCCATCAGGAACATTGTCATAAATATATTTAGCCACTGCAATAGGAAGTCTTATACAGCCATGGCTAGAAGGTTCTCCTAATTTCTTAGCTTCTTCTTCTATAATCCTTCCATCCTCTGTGAATGGAACTGAATGAAAAAGATATGAACCTTTAAATCCTACCCAGTATTTCATTCCTTGCTGAAATCTAGGTACATAGGCCCATTCCCCTCTTCTATCCTTTTCAATTTCAAAAATTCCTTTAGGTGTAAATGAGTCCCAAATCCCACTGGAACCTTCATTTTCTAGTATAAGTTCTCCTTCATTGTATATGTATATAGTTTGATCCGATTCATCAAATTTTATGAACCAATCTGAAGAATTTTCATCATATTTATGTGGAGGTATGGCTCTGGTTCTTACATACCTAGAATCAGCGTATCCTATTTGTCCATCTTTTAATTTGACTTTAAACCAGCCAAATGGAAGTGTTTCCAATAACTCTAATTTTTCATAATTATCTAGTACAGCAATAGTTCTGCTTTCTTCATCTTTTTCACTGTGGATTTTTATCTTCCCATCTTTTTCTGAAGTATTTAGTGCTTCCCCTTCATATTTTGTTTCTATTTTTCTTTTGATTCTTTCCTCTTTTTCTGAAGATCTATTGGTTGTAATAATAATATCATCTTCCATTTTTGTACTATCTACAGCTGTAGCTTGTTCCTTTTCTCCAAAGTTATATTCTATTAAGACAATACTAGAAATTGTCGTGATTACAGCAAATAAAACGATAACTCCCTTCTTTTTCAAAACATCATCACCTTGTCCTCTGTAGTTTTTACTAATTATATCACAAAAATAAAGTGAAAAAAAGCAGCAAAGCTGCTTTTTATTCTAACAAATGCTTATTTTTCTTTCTTCTCCATCACATATAGTTACTTCAACAGTTTCTGTCAATATATCTGAATAGGTATACGATACTCTCCTAACGCTGTCATATTGATTCGAAATCTTTACGACAAATATACTTGGATATGCACTTTCCAATATTCCCTCCCGTACAGTAGTTTTTTTTCTGCCTTTGTTAGCCTTCAATATGACCTTCTTCCCCACTGAATCTTCTACATCCTTTTTAATCTTAGTCAAAGAATTCTTTTCTAACAAAGTTATCACCTTCCCTAAATTTTTCCCCTCAATAGGGGTTAGAAGGAGTGCAAGGGACACTCATAATTGAAATTATAACATGAGTTGTCCTTTTTGTCAAATAAATTATTATACTACTAATGCATCTACTTGTCAATTGTAAAAAAGCAAAAACTAATATTCAAAATATTCTAAAATGCCCAATGTTATACCATAAGACAACTTTTTTATAAAATTTTCTTCTAAAAAACATTTTTCTTCTTCCAGATTAGATAAGAACCCAAGTTCTATCAGCATGGTATTTACACCTATGCTCTTTAAAAGATAAAAATTTCCTTCCTTCACTCCTCTGTTTACTACGCCAATTTCTTCTAAATTTTTAAGTAGAATT
This window contains:
- a CDS encoding Ger(x)C family spore germination protein; translated protein: MKRFLMIFLIFTMIFLSGCWDSIEINERNFVTLSGVDLNKDPDEEGRYVITYVYPNIGAVGKNPSQKEAKFVKSTVAETVFDGSRQLTTRINNPFFFKHLKVIVIGEELFKEPEMIKEFFDGINRDPRINTKAMVVVAQGTAKDVVSTKMEELAVIGGYLNSMLQNDSVAARFTSQTFSEVIKDFDFCGSTIVPRAVPKKNEFKLSGGAVLKDYRLVGWVGEKENRAIALARNKVKSEIIDIPYNGTVVSYVITNVISKKRVSETGGKIKVDLNISTVGYIQQCPNGKKEDVFSQQFIDKVEEKISETIKKEVENSVVKLQKKYNADAIGIAEYIYKFKPNLWEKVNEDWDEVFPNLDINVIVDTKIRRAGLTR
- a CDS encoding GerAB/ArcD/ProY family transporter codes for the protein MERKNRISNGQLEALILTIAIGVGVLSLPNVLANILGNDGWIIIIVGGLVTLPFLYIMYKLNKMFPGEVYFEYGKKIVGTTLFDVFNILYIIFYIFMLAFEVRVFAEVIKAFLLDRTPTEVIIITMLLVSSYIARKDFGAIGRMAIILIFIVGTIMFIFTILALPTMDYTNIFPLFRIGLGDIKNILKGLGYISFSYVGFEIILIAMAYIEKPKDSLRYSIKSIFYITIIYLITFFISLAQLGIYDTKRQVWPMLSIMREIELPGFFIENLDALVMSAWVLVVFGTIGPIMYISGIILKSIFNTKRHDFFILPLIPIVYIISLIPQNLSQVYSQIDTMSKILGTFTLFICPTMLYIIARLRKDG
- a CDS encoding spore germination protein, giving the protein MDLNVGKVKEILKDCDDVVYRDFKVGVKQNFSLCIVYVDGLINKESVSDFVLESLMEGARGLEPTPKGIKDNLIELITKGNISITEIEEVSTIEETIDAILSGETALFIDKYDKAIILSSRGWPTRSINESQSETVVRGPRDAFTETLKVNITLIRRRIKDPNLKVKMVKIGRRSKTDVAVMYIEDIVNDGILGEVFTRLGKVDVDAIVESAILEEHIQDDYYSPFPQIENTERPDSVAASLYEGRIALVVDNTPSVLVVPATIGTIMQSSEDYYTRWVVAGITRIIRYIAAAVAVLAPGLYIAVTSFHPGLLPTRLAFYVAGTRVNVPFPAVIEAFLMEITIEFLREAGTRISGPIGTTIGIVGGLIIGQAAVEAGIVSPLMIIIVAVTTVASFTIPSYEFAAALRFYRFFVMVLASILGLYGIMLGIILMLTHLADLNSFGIPFTSPFSGLGLNTGDLKDVLARVPMSRMRYRPTFTYPKDKKRIK
- a CDS encoding CLC_0170 family protein, whose product is MFFGIREMLKHIFGIYLLLAIVFICLCIFLVDIPRLKKDKFKREANMAKCIGIFYIVVSPILYILFRQ
- the ispE gene encoding 4-(cytidine 5'-diphospho)-2-C-methyl-D-erythritol kinase, producing MNEIQIEAYGKVNISLDVIGKRKDNYHEIETIMQQIDLKDILTIRDRKNEIKIECNNSLVPLDSSNIVHKAFRVLSEKCHVKRGAHIIIEKNIPVAAGLAGGSANAAATLKGLNKLWNLNLTEAELMDIGVHIGADVPFCIMGGTALAKGIGEKLEKLDSFKDHMLLLANPGIEVTSSHVYSVFDVENIKNRPQTDTLLKAIQKNDIYTVSKNMVNVLEQVTCKEYKEIEKIKEDMIKCGALGSLMSGSGPTVFGFFDDEDKLYNCKRILEKRIEKVFIARTI
- a CDS encoding DUF3794 and LysM peptidoglycan-binding domain-containing protein; translation: MTIELVKDILKVEELKGKNEVQVLVETEIYLNQTKASLEKILWTDGKVEIMNTKIVKDKMVVSGIVNFNIVYKTKEENIPIETVETTSDFREEIEMSDIDEEMMGKVSARIEHIEYDEVDERKIVLEALINIEARVENTKTIEIVKDIKGGEGLEVLKEKIRYNCLLGSSDSYAVVRDAFELRGTLPDIEEVLKLDLTSYEVESKVVEDRIIVSGIVEASFVYYGGGKLNSLKREVAFNHFVDIEGAKKDSNCQLKLEVVNGEYEIKEDLEGKLRVLDLEAKVKVAGKVYEQKQKEIVLDAYSTKKKINIQNEEIEVIENVKDIHQKETIKGKLKGMGFGEIYHIEGNPILIDSKIIEDKIILEGLISLKLLYLETGVKEIKTIKEEIPFKTYIESEGIDETMSPLVELILEDINYKIIDEQSIEVEANIDNFIFLNRQRKVNIVLDLEETDELVDKSKRPSITVYIVQKGDSLWDIARRYNTTVEEIVLSNNIVSPDHLMPGEKIIIEKIVDNSF
- the speB gene encoding agmatinase, with the translated sequence MDKAKNVHTFLGLDSDYEEAKIVVFGAPFDGTTSFRPGTRFASSVMRNESYGLEMYSPYLDKDLKDTKICDVGDLVLPIGNTEKSMEVIKEFAKEIVEDGKIPMMIGGDHLVSYPAIEAVYEKHKDIYVLHFDAHTDLRDTFFGEKLSHANVLRRTWDFLGDGRIYQFGIRSGDREEFLWAEEHTHLTKFNYDGLDEVVEKLKEKAVYVTIDIDILDPSVVPGTGTPEPGGISFKEMLDILSKINKLNNIVGADLVELAPHYDPTGVSSAVACKIFRELALVVHK
- a CDS encoding L,D-transpeptidase family protein; its protein translation is MKKKGVIVLFAVITTISSIVLIEYNFGEKEQATAVDSTKMEDDIIITTNRSSEKEERIKRKIETKYEGEALNTSEKDGKIKIHSEKDEESRTIAVLDNYEKLELLETLPFGWFKVKLKDGQIGYADSRYVRTRAIPPHKYDENSSDWFIKFDESDQTIYIYNEGELILENEGSSGIWDSFTPKGIFEIEKDRRGEWAYVPRFQQGMKYWVGFKGSYLFHSVPFTEDGRIIEEEAKKLGEPSSHGCIRLPIAVAKYIYDNVPDGSIVVIE
- a CDS encoding Veg family protein; amino-acid sequence: MLEKNSLTKIKKDVEDSVGKKVILKANKGRKKTTVREGILESAYPSIFVVKISNQYDSVRRVSYTYSDILTETVEVTICDGEERKISIC